A region from the Wolbachia endosymbiont of Folsomia candida genome encodes:
- the coxB gene encoding cytochrome c oxidase subunit II → MVNLFALLIIFYSNISIASAPTSWQFGFPAPATDVMEAVVKSHSFIMIVMTAIMLFVWILLAYIVFRFRKSKVTSISKTSHNITLEIVWLIIPTIIVGVLAFENAKLLRMQEKIPKIEMTLKAIGHQWYWSYQYPEYQGVSFDSYIKGDENLTEGDLKLFSVDNNIVLPINTNVRLQVTAGDVIHSWGVPAFGVKIDAIPGRLNEAWFNVKKPGIYYGQCYELCGPGHGFMPIVVEAVSKEDFNKWIENRKLLS, encoded by the coding sequence ATGGTAAATTTATTTGCGCTTTTGATAATATTTTATTCAAATATTTCTATTGCTTCTGCCCCTACTTCCTGGCAATTTGGGTTTCCTGCTCCTGCTACTGACGTAATGGAGGCTGTAGTTAAGTCCCACTCATTTATCATGATTGTGATGACTGCAATAATGCTGTTTGTGTGGATATTACTTGCTTATATAGTGTTTCGCTTTCGTAAAAGCAAAGTAACGAGCATAAGTAAAACCTCTCATAATATTACTTTAGAAATTGTTTGGCTTATTATACCAACTATCATTGTTGGTGTATTGGCTTTTGAAAATGCTAAATTACTTAGAATGCAGGAAAAAATCCCAAAAATTGAGATGACGTTAAAAGCTATTGGCCATCAGTGGTACTGGAGCTATCAATATCCAGAATATCAGGGTGTGTCGTTTGATAGCTATATTAAAGGAGATGAGAATCTTACTGAAGGAGATTTGAAGTTATTTTCCGTCGATAATAATATTGTGTTGCCCATAAATACTAATGTTCGCTTACAAGTCACAGCAGGGGATGTAATACATAGCTGGGGAGTGCCTGCTTTTGGTGTAAAAATTGATGCAATACCTGGAAGATTAAATGAAGCGTGGTTTAATGTCAAAAAGCCTGGTATTTATTACGGACAGTGCTACGAATTGTGCGGTCCAGGCCACGGGTTTATGCCAATTGTTGTTGAAGCAGTAAGCAAAGAAGATTTTAATAAATGGATTGAAAATAGAAAATTGTTAAGTTAA
- the ctaD gene encoding cytochrome c oxidase subunit I: MSDVPKGIRRWLFSTNHKDIGTLYIIFSILAGIIGGLLSVIIRTQLMHIDILGGNYQLYNVMVTGHALIMVFFMIMPALMGGFGNWFVPLMIGAPDMAFPRMNNLSFWLLVASFILLAISVFVGEGPGVGWTLYPPLSQVMSHPSAGVDIAIFALHVAGMSSIVGAINFIVTIFNMRAKGMSLMKMPLFVWSVLLTAFMLIVALPVLAGAITMLLTDRNIGTAFFDPAGGGDPVLFQHLFWFFGHPEVYVIIFPAFGIISQVVSTFSHKPVFGYTGMVYAMIGIAAFGFMVWAHHMFTVGLSADAAIFFSTTTIFIGVITGVKVFSWIATMWGGAIEFKTPMLFALGFIFMFVGGGVTGIVLSHGGIDKLLHDTYYVVAHFHYVMSLATLFGAFAGFYYWIGKMSGRQYNECLGKIHFWLTFISTNVTFLPQHFLGLAGMPRRIPDYPDAFIPWNYVSSIGAYMSFFSVMFFVFVVAHLFIRGKKAEDNPWGSDTLEWTVSSPPPFHTFEKPPVIK; encoded by the coding sequence ATGAGTGATGTACCAAAAGGTATAAGACGTTGGCTATTTTCTACGAATCATAAAGACATAGGTACGCTATATATTATTTTTTCCATATTAGCGGGAATTATTGGTGGATTATTATCTGTAATCATTCGTACTCAGCTAATGCACATCGATATACTGGGAGGTAATTACCAATTATATAACGTAATGGTTACAGGACATGCGCTCATAATGGTGTTTTTTATGATAATGCCGGCCTTAATGGGAGGATTTGGTAATTGGTTTGTACCACTCATGATCGGGGCACCCGATATGGCGTTTCCTCGCATGAATAATTTAAGTTTCTGGCTATTAGTAGCATCTTTTATTTTACTAGCTATTTCTGTATTCGTTGGTGAAGGCCCAGGTGTTGGCTGGACTTTATATCCTCCTTTATCACAGGTTATGTCCCACCCAAGTGCTGGAGTTGATATTGCTATATTTGCACTCCACGTTGCAGGTATGTCATCAATTGTTGGAGCGATTAACTTTATAGTTACTATATTCAACATGCGTGCAAAAGGAATGTCATTAATGAAAATGCCTTTGTTTGTCTGGTCTGTCCTGCTCACAGCATTTATGTTGATTGTTGCGTTACCTGTACTTGCTGGCGCGATAACTATGCTTCTTACTGATCGAAATATCGGCACTGCCTTTTTTGACCCTGCAGGTGGTGGAGATCCTGTATTATTTCAACATCTATTTTGGTTTTTCGGCCATCCAGAAGTGTACGTCATCATTTTTCCTGCATTTGGTATTATAAGCCAGGTGGTATCAACTTTTTCTCATAAGCCAGTGTTTGGCTACACGGGGATGGTTTATGCAATGATAGGTATAGCTGCATTTGGCTTTATGGTTTGGGCTCATCATATGTTCACTGTTGGGCTTAGCGCTGATGCTGCTATATTTTTTAGCACTACTACGATTTTTATCGGTGTTATAACAGGTGTGAAAGTCTTTAGTTGGATTGCAACTATGTGGGGTGGAGCAATTGAGTTTAAAACTCCTATGTTATTTGCACTAGGGTTTATTTTTATGTTTGTAGGTGGTGGCGTCACCGGAATCGTTCTCTCTCATGGTGGAATAGATAAGCTTTTGCACGATACATATTACGTTGTGGCTCACTTTCACTATGTCATGTCACTAGCAACTTTATTTGGAGCTTTTGCTGGATTTTATTATTGGATTGGTAAAATGTCAGGTAGGCAATATAATGAGTGCCTGGGCAAAATACATTTTTGGCTCACTTTTATTAGTACCAATGTCACTTTTTTACCTCAACATTTCTTAGGATTAGCTGGCATGCCAAGACGTATACCAGATTACCCTGATGCATTTATTCCTTGGAATTATGTATCTTCAATCGGTGCGTATATGTCCTTCTTCTCAGTGATGTTTTTTGTATTTGTAGTAGCTCATCTTTTCATTAGAGGTAAAAAAGCTGAAGATAACCCTTGGGGAAGCGACACTTTGGAATGGACAGTATCTTCGCCACCACCTTTTCATACTTTTGAAAAACCGCCGGTTATAAAATAA
- a CDS encoding IS4 family transposase translates to MQLSSKLLQSAIPWRGGAKNMVKCTVATDGRFAKLLNLYTQAKGSSDSTSFREMILNHGQESICIFDRGLQKRATFEEFIDKGIHFITRGNDNIRYQIVRIHGKVAGMQTGTLELMEDVVVRLGQKGSRFLSFEIRLIKAQNRQNGEVLTFLTNIYEMSAEEVCALYKRRWSIEVFFKFIKQELNTKHFLGHSKNTILVTLYMILIASVLLTEYRKRSEIKSYKFARRAFMNELRLEILKPVIEYCGGNPEKVYDYYLFHFP, encoded by the coding sequence CTGCAGTTATCGAGCAAATTACTGCAATCTGCAATACCATGGCGTGGTGGTGCAAAGAATATGGTAAAGTGCACCGTTGCCACTGACGGCAGGTTTGCAAAGTTGCTGAACTTGTATACTCAAGCCAAGGGCTCCTCTGACAGCACATCGTTCCGGGAAATGATTTTAAATCACGGTCAAGAGTCGATTTGCATATTTGATCGAGGACTGCAAAAACGTGCAACTTTCGAGGAGTTTATAGATAAAGGCATACATTTTATCACACGTGGCAACGATAATATTCGTTATCAAATTGTGCGTATCCACGGAAAAGTTGCAGGCATGCAGACTGGAACGCTTGAGCTAATGGAAGATGTAGTAGTCAGGCTGGGGCAAAAAGGTTCAAGATTTTTGTCGTTTGAAATCAGGCTAATTAAAGCGCAAAATCGACAGAATGGCGAAGTTCTCACATTTTTGACTAATATTTATGAAATGTCTGCTGAAGAAGTCTGCGCTCTTTACAAAAGGCGCTGGTCAATAGAAGTTTTCTTCAAATTTATCAAGCAGGAGCTCAACACGAAGCATTTTCTTGGACATAGCAAAAACACAATTTTGGTCACACTATACATGATTCTTATTGCTTCGGTTTTATTAACAGAATACAGAAAACGCAGCGAAATCAAGAGTTATAAGTTTGCAAGGAGAGCTTTTATGAATGAACTCAGGCTTGAAATCCTAAAACCTGTCATTGAATATTGTGGTGGAAACCCAGAAAAAGTCTACGATTATTACCTTTTTCACTTTCCATAA
- a CDS encoding heme o synthase — translation MYTSILLNSESTILDFWQLLKPRIMYLVVFTGVAGMVAAPGSMHPFLALISLICIALGSGSAGAINMWYDRDIDMLMERTKKRPIPSGRILAENALEFGITLGILSVFIMAMAVNYVSAALLAISILFYVFIYTIWLKRRTPQNIVIGGAAGAFPPMIGWASVTNSISWESFILFLIIFMWTPPHFWALSLNRSEDYAKASIPMFNIVYGPEKTRKYILIYSILLVLTSLLPALFLKKHLLYLIIAAFTGCIFIWYATSILRYKTHSSQKKMFSYSISYLFSLFASIIFCSIDLF, via the coding sequence ATGTATACGAGTATTTTGTTAAACAGTGAATCAACGATACTGGATTTTTGGCAGCTCCTCAAACCAAGGATAATGTACCTTGTGGTATTCACCGGAGTTGCTGGTATGGTAGCAGCACCTGGTAGTATGCACCCCTTTCTTGCATTAATATCTCTTATATGCATTGCTCTTGGTTCAGGCTCTGCAGGCGCTATAAACATGTGGTATGATAGGGATATAGACATGTTGATGGAAAGGACAAAAAAACGTCCTATACCGTCAGGCAGAATTCTTGCAGAAAATGCACTTGAGTTTGGTATAACTCTTGGAATACTGTCAGTATTCATCATGGCAATGGCAGTAAACTATGTTTCTGCTGCTTTACTTGCGATCAGTATATTATTTTACGTTTTTATATATACAATTTGGCTCAAAAGACGCACTCCACAAAATATTGTTATCGGTGGCGCAGCAGGCGCTTTTCCTCCAATGATTGGCTGGGCATCTGTTACAAACTCAATCAGTTGGGAAAGTTTCATTTTATTCTTGATAATTTTTATGTGGACTCCTCCACACTTTTGGGCACTTTCTTTAAATAGATCTGAAGATTATGCAAAAGCATCAATTCCGATGTTCAATATTGTTTATGGTCCAGAAAAAACAAGAAAGTATATATTAATTTATAGCATACTGCTGGTGCTAACTAGCTTACTTCCAGCTCTATTTTTGAAAAAACATTTGCTCTACCTGATTATAGCAGCTTTTACAGGTTGTATTTTCATTTGGTATGCTACATCTATTCTGAGATATAAGACTCATAGCTCACAAAAGAAAATGTTCTCTTATTCAATTTCTTATCTATTTTCTTTATTTGCTAGTATTATTTTTTGTTCTATTGATTTATTTTAG
- a CDS encoding IS4 family transposase yields the protein MIKGLKMYGVNTNTQYTDSLGDKWLERELRHVNLGDIRLNKRLITTSYLIERKASGSINQSCGGWKEAKGAYRLFSNEKLEAEKIYSSHHKETAERIKGNKLIFSIQDTSYLDFDSHINTKGLGSISKAYTKHKKGLLLHSALMVSKEGLPLGLSSQQCWARPARKEETAKEKANRKYRTSIEEKESYKWIAALKETINNVSKDVQLVTLGDREADIFKFLWIAESLGSFYVIRNRANRKFICTEEGKTDLQTRIAQLPVKEKIVLEVAKNGHQKSRKANIEVKYMKGYIPIRAPYIYGSKDTAHKISDKVAVYVVSAKEMDPPKGVEAIDWTLLTNVPVNSTLDAIERINWYKLRWKIEEYFRILKSGCKIESSRLTTKERLQKLIAIKSIITFKILYLTKVALSHPMEACTKVLSNEEWKALYIREHQVATLPEEPPNIKQAIIWLGKLGGFMNRKGDNLPGSMTLWRGYENLRESMVMLHIITSQSYG from the coding sequence TTGATAAAGGGTTTAAAAATGTACGGAGTAAATACAAATACGCAATATACTGATAGCTTAGGGGACAAATGGCTAGAAAGAGAGTTGAGACATGTTAATCTGGGAGATATAAGGCTTAATAAGAGGCTTATTACAACAAGTTATCTTATAGAGCGTAAGGCATCTGGATCAATTAATCAAAGTTGTGGTGGATGGAAAGAAGCTAAGGGCGCGTACAGGTTGTTTAGTAATGAAAAGCTTGAGGCCGAGAAAATTTATTCTTCTCATCATAAAGAAACAGCGGAAAGGATAAAAGGAAATAAGCTTATATTTTCAATCCAAGATACTAGTTATTTGGATTTTGACTCTCATATAAATACCAAAGGGCTAGGCAGTATTTCTAAAGCTTATACAAAGCATAAAAAGGGTTTGCTGCTGCATAGTGCCTTAATGGTCAGTAAAGAAGGATTACCTTTAGGTTTATCTTCTCAACAGTGCTGGGCGCGTCCCGCTAGAAAAGAAGAAACAGCAAAAGAAAAAGCAAATAGGAAATACCGTACTTCTATAGAGGAGAAAGAAAGTTATAAGTGGATAGCAGCACTAAAAGAAACCATAAATAACGTTTCCAAAGATGTACAACTTGTCACTCTTGGTGATAGGGAAGCAGATATCTTCAAATTTTTATGGATAGCTGAATCATTGGGTAGTTTTTATGTAATCCGTAACCGAGCTAATAGAAAATTTATCTGTACTGAAGAGGGAAAAACAGATTTGCAAACACGCATAGCTCAACTTCCGGTAAAAGAGAAAATCGTCTTGGAAGTTGCTAAAAACGGGCACCAGAAGTCAAGAAAAGCAAATATTGAAGTAAAATATATGAAAGGCTATATACCTATCAGAGCGCCTTACATTTATGGGTCAAAAGATACAGCACATAAAATAAGTGATAAAGTCGCTGTATATGTGGTAAGCGCAAAGGAAATGGATCCTCCTAAAGGAGTTGAAGCTATCGATTGGACTTTGTTAACTAATGTACCAGTTAATAGCACTTTAGATGCCATAGAAAGGATAAATTGGTATAAGCTACGATGGAAAATTGAAGAATACTTTAGAATTTTAAAATCAGGATGTAAAATAGAAAGCTCTCGTTTAACTACAAAGGAAAGGCTACAGAAATTAATTGCTATAAAGAGCATTATTACATTTAAAATTTTATATTTAACAAAAGTGGCTTTATCGCATCCTATGGAGGCTTGCACTAAGGTTCTAAGCAATGAAGAGTGGAAAGCTCTTTACATACGTGAGCATCAAGTGGCCACATTGCCCGAAGAACCTCCAAACATAAAACAAGCTATTATTTGGTTAGGAAAATTAGGTGGGTTTATGAATAGAAAAGGTGATAATTTACCAGGAAGTATGACTCTATGGCGAGGCTATGAAAATCTTAGAGAGAGCATGGTTATGCTTCACATAATAACTTCTCAAAGTTATGGGTAA